From one Candidatus Omnitrophota bacterium genomic stretch:
- a CDS encoding SUMF1/EgtB/PvdO family nonheme iron enzyme has translation MTINFFMIGGVIRGGNYRADRRASQAARKTFRWLWTIGFAALAANVRAQEWVEPEMIAIPAGEFLFGSSKEERSAFLAPPDEPEQQKAALPGYFIGKYEITNEEFACFINAGGYEKPEYWPEEGWNFRRQMNWTQPRSWTDRDYNGQHQERYPVCSISWFEAQAYCRWLSIKTGKPYRLPTGQEWEKAARGSDGRIFPWGNEWKEKACNWLGDFNKDYQPHSESDGFARTSPVGYYEEGVSPYGAYDMAGNVMEWCADALEQKAYDGSIYRMFRGGSFLSGNPRLLRCAWRGGTQPQIGYVYWGIMGFRAAMDAPKVQSSE, from the coding sequence TTGACTATTAATTTCTTTATGATTGGCGGAGTCATACGTGGGGGAAATTATCGGGCGGATCGCCGCGCTTCTCAAGCGGCGCGAAAGACCTTTCGATGGTTATGGACGATTGGTTTCGCGGCCTTGGCGGCGAACGTCCGGGCGCAAGAATGGGTCGAGCCGGAAATGATCGCCATCCCCGCCGGAGAGTTTCTTTTCGGTTCCAGCAAAGAGGAAAGATCGGCTTTCCTCGCTCCGCCGGATGAACCCGAGCAGCAAAAAGCCGCGCTGCCCGGTTATTTCATTGGAAAATATGAAATCACCAATGAAGAATTCGCTTGTTTCATTAACGCGGGCGGTTACGAAAAACCGGAGTATTGGCCGGAAGAGGGATGGAATTTTCGGCGGCAAATGAACTGGACTCAGCCGCGAAGTTGGACGGATCGGGATTATAACGGCCAGCATCAAGAACGTTATCCCGTTTGCTCCATCAGTTGGTTCGAAGCGCAAGCCTATTGCCGATGGTTGAGCATAAAGACGGGAAAGCCCTACCGCTTGCCCACAGGACAGGAGTGGGAAAAAGCGGCGCGGGGATCGGACGGACGCATCTTTCCCTGGGGAAACGAATGGAAAGAAAAAGCGTGCAATTGGCTGGGAGATTTTAATAAAGACTATCAGCCGCATAGCGAAAGCGACGGCTTCGCCCGCACCTCGCCCGTAGGCTATTACGAGGAAGGCGTCAGCCCGTATGGCGCCTATGATATGGCGGGCAACGTCATGGAATGGTGCGCGGACGCCTTGGAACAGAAAGCCTATGACGGATCGATCTACCGCATGTTTCGCGGCGGCTCGTTTCTTTCAGGCAACCCTCGGCTGTTGCGCTGCGCCTGGCGCGGAGGAACGCAGCCGCAAATCGGGTACGTTTATTGGGGAATCATGGGATTTCGAGCGGCGATGGACGCACCGAAAGTACAATCCTCGGAGTGA
- a CDS encoding Uma2 family endonuclease has translation MPLPKLKEKFTYQDYCTWPDEERWELIDGRPYDMSPAPFLYHQTIAVNFTGILRNALLNKPCKVYVAPSDVVLSEWDVVQPDVFVVCDKKKITEKNIQGAPDLIIEILSPSTAKKDRWEKKNLYEKFGVREYLLADPDGKFVERFWLGENGRFDRGEAFDAAGEIALKSLPEITISLRDIFEQAL, from the coding sequence ATGCCTTTGCCGAAATTAAAAGAAAAATTCACTTATCAGGATTATTGTACGTGGCCGGACGAAGAGCGATGGGAGTTGATTGACGGACGCCCTTACGACATGTCGCCTGCTCCGTTCCTATATCATCAAACCATCGCCGTCAATTTTACCGGGATTCTCAGAAACGCGCTCTTGAATAAACCATGCAAAGTTTATGTCGCGCCATCGGATGTCGTCCTCTCCGAATGGGACGTAGTGCAGCCCGATGTTTTCGTCGTCTGCGATAAGAAGAAAATTACGGAGAAGAATATTCAAGGCGCGCCGGATTTGATTATTGAAATTCTCAGCCCCTCAACGGCGAAAAAAGATCGCTGGGAGAAGAAGAACCTCTACGAAAAATTCGGCGTGCGTGAATATCTGCTGGCTGATCCCGACGGCAAATTCGTGGAGCGGTTTTGGTTGGGAGAAAATGGCCGCTTCGACCGGGGCGAGGCCTTCGACGCAGCGGGGGAGATTGCGTTGAAATCGCTGCCGGAAATTACGATTTCCTTACGCGATATTTTCGAGCAAGCGCTGTAA
- a CDS encoding glycosyltransferase 87 family protein yields the protein MTPPIIKKLIVKLETSTPLFIALLAAGAAIRLIYCALPPLYTTDLLRNLGYGKAFPVWGFRLYDLTPSDLTPSPMQYLWPNHNFPYPAVTLLFYALIACLHSSLFFGKLALTLIDAVNARLIFKISQDRILAALYWFNPINIWFGSREGQFEPFVILLMLLALRELQKGRSRAYFYLGLAVQAKLFPIFLAPYFLSRLSWRELGRCVRVAVWGAASLVPSLAAACTSGYMAYFFRPGYIPAYNPITWNLGDPSLYPFFPFSLVLAHGIAGFAFVLFCLYGLRRTRQLMQWLAPLVFVFFVKFNRIGQFWYLMLTPAFCLTVEEPSCRRWLFLFSAALGVRSLYSILIGPIGYYNPPDAQYLNILCFWGF from the coding sequence ATGACTCCGCCAATCATAAAGAAATTAATAGTCAAACTGGAAACCTCCACGCCTCTGTTCATAGCGTTATTGGCCGCCGGGGCGGCTATACGCTTGATTTACTGCGCGCTGCCGCCGCTGTATACTACCGATCTTCTGCGCAATTTGGGCTACGGCAAAGCCTTCCCTGTCTGGGGATTCCGCTTGTACGATCTTACGCCCTCGGACTTGACGCCGTCGCCGATGCAATATCTTTGGCCTAACCATAACTTTCCCTATCCCGCTGTCACGCTGCTTTTTTACGCTTTGATCGCTTGCCTTCATAGTTCGCTTTTCTTCGGCAAACTGGCGCTGACGCTCATCGACGCCGTCAACGCCCGTCTTATTTTTAAAATCAGCCAAGACCGCATACTCGCGGCGCTCTATTGGTTTAATCCTATCAATATTTGGTTTGGTTCGCGCGAGGGCCAATTCGAGCCGTTCGTTATTCTCTTGATGCTCCTGGCCCTGCGCGAGTTGCAAAAGGGCCGCTCCCGCGCCTATTTCTATCTTGGACTAGCGGTGCAGGCCAAATTATTCCCTATCTTTCTCGCTCCTTATTTTCTCAGCCGCCTATCTTGGCGCGAGCTGGGCCGATGCGTTCGCGTTGCAGTTTGGGGAGCGGCCAGTCTTGTTCCCAGCCTGGCCGCCGCTTGTACTAGCGGCTATATGGCCTATTTCTTTCGTCCCGGTTATATTCCCGCTTACAATCCGATTACGTGGAACCTGGGCGATCCATCATTGTATCCCTTTTTTCCCTTTTCCCTTGTCCTTGCGCATGGGATCGCCGGATTCGCGTTTGTTCTCTTTTGCTTATACGGCCTGCGTCGAACGAGACAGCTTATGCAGTGGCTGGCGCCGTTGGTTTTCGTGTTTTTCGTCAAGTTCAACCGCATCGGACAGTTTTGGTATCTCATGCTCACGCCCGCCTTCTGTCTTACGGTGGAGGAGCCGAGCTGCCGCCGATGGCTTTTTCTGTTTTCCGCTGCACTGGGCGTTCGTTCCCTCTATTCCATCTTGATCGGTCCGATCGGCTATTACAATCCGCCTGACGCCCAGTATTTAAACATACTTTGTTTTTGGGGATTTTAA
- a CDS encoding 6-hydroxymethylpterin diphosphokinase MptE-like protein, which translates to MQDRLYEKNLVALERRYPQAAAALRRLPPELGEPITAGYEEAWLRKTLPNGAEQAVLLGAGDGTAIEMLRREFGLRNLAVVEKDWRRLAWALQNRDLSETLSDPHVFLALAAAPEALEDHLEYVKTSLAAHGFQLLRHPSIPPEDASYYDAVQTQLRRMMEREAFSLRARLTRGPLVQRNLITNLPEMLSALTLDDARGRFAGTPAVIAAGGPSLDRNVKALRNAQGRALLLGVDTAVRTLQRHGVEPPIVVATDPSPENDKHLEGVELPPKTLFAFSPDCYYAIPRRYRSLQRRLCVYDDSARFTYWLKNLLGFEELIPRPLHVAETAIRLALVLGCNPIVFTGLDLAIPPAGGMTHSSLSARAARVLRLMDDEMETVNADGTSVKHKIVYVEGIRGEPVATLYSFKFYLERLEALMASSSVRWIDATEGGALKKGAEIRPLNEVIAEFDNLGNEFEKRLQALPKVMKFHPENCVKSLNESFSRLRRLEERMNTAAAGNWNLVEIEGLWRFFLRDEETRALLDHAVFPFQLEPPLERIPFDRRNDYLYRHLKEAHSIVKMFFPIWEESLQRLLENIA; encoded by the coding sequence TTGCAGGATCGTCTTTACGAAAAAAATCTAGTCGCACTGGAACGGCGCTATCCCCAGGCCGCCGCCGCTTTACGCAGATTGCCTCCAGAACTAGGCGAACCGATAACGGCCGGATATGAGGAAGCCTGGCTGCGCAAAACCCTGCCCAATGGCGCCGAGCAAGCCGTCCTTTTGGGCGCGGGAGATGGAACCGCCATTGAAATGCTGCGGCGGGAATTCGGCTTGCGAAACCTGGCCGTCGTCGAAAAAGATTGGCGGCGGTTGGCCTGGGCGCTGCAAAACCGCGACCTGTCGGAAACGCTGAGCGATCCACATGTCTTTTTGGCGCTGGCGGCGGCGCCGGAGGCATTGGAAGACCATCTGGAATATGTCAAAACCTCCTTGGCGGCGCACGGCTTTCAATTGCTGCGCCATCCCTCGATTCCGCCGGAGGACGCGTCCTACTACGACGCCGTCCAGACGCAGTTGCGGCGGATGATGGAGCGGGAGGCATTCAGCCTGCGGGCGCGGCTGACGCGGGGACCGCTCGTGCAGCGGAATTTAATTACGAACCTGCCGGAGATGCTGAGCGCGCTCACGCTGGACGACGCGCGCGGACGCTTCGCGGGAACGCCCGCCGTCATCGCCGCCGGAGGGCCATCTCTAGATCGAAACGTGAAGGCGTTAAGAAATGCCCAAGGCCGCGCTCTGCTGCTCGGCGTCGATACGGCCGTACGGACATTGCAACGTCATGGCGTGGAACCGCCGATCGTCGTCGCCACCGATCCCTCGCCGGAAAACGACAAACACCTCGAAGGCGTCGAATTGCCGCCGAAAACGCTATTCGCTTTCTCTCCCGATTGCTATTACGCCATTCCCCGCCGATATCGCTCATTGCAACGCCGCCTTTGCGTCTATGACGACAGCGCCCGTTTTACTTATTGGTTGAAAAATCTTCTTGGCTTCGAAGAATTGATTCCACGCCCATTGCACGTGGCGGAAACGGCGATTCGCCTGGCGCTGGTTTTAGGATGCAATCCCATCGTCTTTACAGGCTTGGATTTGGCGATTCCGCCGGCGGGCGGCATGACGCATTCCAGCCTCAGCGCCCGCGCCGCCCGCGTACTGCGCTTGATGGACGATGAGATGGAGACCGTCAACGCCGACGGAACCAGCGTTAAGCATAAGATCGTATACGTCGAAGGCATTCGCGGCGAACCCGTAGCGACATTGTATTCCTTCAAGTTCTACTTGGAGCGGTTGGAAGCGTTAATGGCGTCGAGCTCCGTACGCTGGATCGACGCCACCGAAGGAGGCGCATTGAAAAAAGGCGCAGAAATCCGGCCTTTGAACGAAGTAATTGCCGAGTTTGATAATCTGGGAAACGAGTTCGAAAAGCGACTGCAAGCCCTTCCCAAGGTCATGAAATTTCATCCAGAAAATTGCGTCAAATCGTTGAATGAGAGTTTTTCGCGGTTGCGGCGGCTGGAAGAAAGAATGAATACCGCCGCAGCGGGAAATTGGAATCTGGTTGAGATAGAGGGACTCTGGCGCTTCTTCCTGCGCGACGAGGAAACGCGCGCGCTGCTCGATCACGCCGTCTTCCCCTTCCAACTGGAACCACCTTTGGAGCGGATTCCATTCGATCGGCGGAACGATTATTTATACCGGCATCTCAAAGAAGCGCATTCCATCGTGAAAATGTTCTTCCCCATCTGGGAGGAATCTTTACAGCGCTTGCTCGAAAATATCGCGTAA